One Verrucomicrobiota bacterium genomic region harbors:
- a CDS encoding NAD-dependent epimerase — protein sequence MRILLSGCAGFIGFHLARRLLRRGDEVVGFDNLNDYYNVRLKQARLDQLLPHPSFSFRKADLADRSALRDLFAESQPRRVIHLAAQAGVRYSISNPEAYIDSNLLGFGNMLEGCRRHRVEHLVYASSSSVYGANTTMPFSVHHNVDHPLSLYAATKKANELMAHTYSHLYGLPTTGLRFFTVYGPWGRPDMALFLFAKAILEGRPIDVFNEGNMQRDFTYIDDIAEGVERACDVVASPSSDWNSDHPDPGTSKAPFRLYNIGNHQPVPLLHLIACLEKSLGRRAEKRLLPMQPGDVAATFADVDDLARDTGFKPATPIEVGVERFVAWYREFYAV from the coding sequence ATGCGCATTCTGTTGTCCGGTTGCGCCGGTTTCATTGGATTCCACCTGGCTCGTCGCCTCTTGCGTCGAGGCGATGAAGTGGTCGGTTTCGATAACTTGAATGATTACTACAATGTGAGGCTCAAACAGGCCCGGCTCGATCAACTGCTGCCCCATCCCTCCTTCTCATTTCGCAAAGCGGATCTTGCCGACCGTTCCGCCCTGCGTGACCTCTTCGCCGAATCCCAACCTCGGCGGGTGATTCACCTGGCCGCCCAGGCCGGCGTGCGTTATTCGATCAGCAACCCCGAAGCCTACATCGACTCCAATCTCCTGGGCTTCGGCAACATGCTGGAAGGTTGCCGCCGCCACCGCGTGGAACATCTGGTTTATGCCTCGTCCAGTTCTGTCTATGGCGCCAACACCACGATGCCGTTCTCGGTTCATCACAACGTCGATCATCCCCTAAGCCTTTACGCGGCCACGAAAAAAGCCAATGAGTTGATGGCTCATACCTACAGCCATCTCTATGGTCTTCCCACCACCGGCCTGCGTTTCTTTACGGTTTACGGACCCTGGGGGAGACCCGACATGGCGTTGTTCCTGTTCGCGAAAGCCATCCTCGAAGGCCGGCCCATCGACGTCTTCAATGAAGGGAACATGCAAAGGGATTTCACTTACATCGATGATATCGCCGAAGGTGTCGAGCGGGCGTGTGACGTCGTGGCGAGTCCATCCTCCGACTGGAACAGCGATCATCCGGATCCCGGCACCAGCAAGGCTCCCTTCCGTCTGTATAACATCGGCAATCACCAGCCCGTTCCCTTGCTGCATCTGATTGCTTGCCTCGAGAAATCCCTGGGACGGCGGGCTGAGAAACGGCTTCTGCCCATGCAGCCCGGCGATGTGGCAGCCACGTTTGCCGATGTGGACGACCTCGCTCGCGACACGGGCTTCAAGCCCGCGACACCCATCGAGGTCGGCGTCGAGCGCTTCGTCGCCTGGTATCGCGAGTTCTACGCCGTCTAG
- a CDS encoding DegT/DnrJ/EryC1/StrS family aminotransferase → MQFVDLKTQYRRHQDEIDARVRKVFEHGQYVMGPEVEECEAALAAFVGVKHGITVASGTMSLEIALRALEIGPGDEVITVPFTWISSAEVINLVGATPVFVDIEPATFNIDITKIEAAMTPRTKAIIPVSLFGQMPDYDRINALCEPRGITVIEDAAQSFGATREGRKSCSVTRIASTSFFPAKPLGCYGDGGALFTNDDALAQQMRDIRIHGGKRHHHTVVGTNGRFDTLQAAVILAKLPHFPEEVEARSRIGHAYTERLRASCVTPEVASGNTHVYAQYTIRVPERDVVAARLKDKGIPTAIYYPKCLHEQPVYASPGYPWGAFPVAERASREVLSLPMHPFLDPAEIDDVCQGVREAAPPHLP, encoded by the coding sequence ATGCAATTTGTTGATCTCAAGACCCAATATCGGCGACATCAAGACGAGATTGACGCGCGTGTTCGCAAGGTGTTCGAACACGGCCAGTACGTCATGGGTCCCGAAGTTGAGGAATGCGAGGCCGCTCTGGCTGCCTTTGTCGGAGTCAAGCATGGCATTACGGTTGCCAGCGGGACGATGAGTCTCGAAATCGCATTGCGGGCTCTCGAGATCGGGCCTGGCGACGAGGTGATCACCGTTCCCTTCACCTGGATCAGCAGTGCCGAAGTGATCAATCTGGTGGGGGCCACTCCGGTGTTTGTCGATATCGAACCCGCCACCTTCAATATCGACATTACCAAGATCGAGGCGGCGATGACGCCCAGAACCAAAGCGATCATCCCGGTCAGCCTCTTCGGTCAGATGCCGGATTATGACCGTATCAACGCGCTCTGCGAGCCGCGCGGCATCACGGTGATCGAGGACGCGGCGCAAAGTTTTGGGGCCACGCGAGAGGGGCGCAAAAGTTGCAGTGTGACCCGTATCGCCAGCACCAGCTTTTTCCCCGCCAAACCTCTCGGATGTTACGGCGATGGAGGAGCCCTGTTCACAAACGATGACGCTCTCGCGCAGCAGATGCGGGACATCCGAATCCATGGCGGCAAGCGCCACCATCACACGGTGGTTGGAACCAACGGCAGATTCGATACCTTGCAGGCTGCGGTCATCCTGGCCAAACTGCCTCACTTCCCTGAGGAGGTGGAGGCTCGATCTCGGATTGGTCATGCCTATACCGAAAGGCTGCGAGCCAGTTGCGTGACACCCGAGGTGGCTTCAGGCAATACTCATGTCTACGCGCAATACACCATTCGAGTGCCGGAGCGCGATGTTGTCGCCGCCCGCTTGAAAGACAAAGGAATCCCGACGGCCATTTATTATCCGAAGTGCCTTCACGAGCAGCCCGTCTACGCAAGTCCGGGCTATCCTTGGGGGGCGTTTCCGGTCGCGGAACGTGCTTCCCGGGAAGTGCTCAGCCTGCCGATGCATCCTTTCCTCGACCCCGCCGAAATCGATGACGTCTGCCAGGGCGTTCGCGAGGCTGCCCCACCCCATCTCCCGTGA
- a CDS encoding SDR family NAD(P)-dependent oxidoreductase produces MELKNKRILVIGGAGLIGSHVVDELIQTEVAEIRVYDNLVRGSVDNLASALQDKRVNLFPHGGDVLQRDILDRAFEGIDGVVHLAALWLLHCHEYPESAFEVNIRGTFNVLEACRRHQVKKLVYSSSASVYGDAVAEPMTEEHPYNNWTFYGATKIAGEHMLKAYHKRYGLHGVGLRYMNVYGPRQDYRGAYIAVMMKILDCVDRGERPKVFGDGSQAYDFIHVRDVARANVCALQSNCPFGFFNVGRGIKTSIKELAELLLRLSGRESLGIQYEPAGQTFVTNRVGCPKAAERELGFRWSLDLEEGMRSLIEWRNTHKSEVAARQRAVGLHACAR; encoded by the coding sequence ATGGAACTCAAGAACAAGCGAATCCTGGTGATCGGCGGAGCCGGATTGATCGGCAGCCACGTGGTGGATGAACTCATCCAAACGGAAGTCGCTGAAATTCGAGTCTACGACAACCTTGTGAGAGGCAGCGTCGACAACCTCGCCTCGGCCTTGCAGGACAAACGGGTCAACCTGTTCCCTCATGGCGGGGACGTGCTGCAACGGGATATTCTCGACCGCGCCTTCGAGGGCATCGACGGCGTGGTTCACCTGGCCGCGCTTTGGCTCCTGCACTGCCACGAGTACCCGGAGTCCGCGTTCGAAGTGAATATTCGCGGCACCTTCAATGTGTTGGAAGCCTGCCGGCGTCATCAAGTCAAGAAACTGGTCTATTCTTCAAGCGCCAGCGTCTACGGCGACGCCGTCGCCGAACCCATGACCGAAGAGCATCCCTACAACAATTGGACTTTCTATGGCGCCACCAAAATAGCCGGGGAACACATGCTCAAGGCTTATCACAAGCGCTATGGCCTCCACGGCGTCGGGCTCCGCTACATGAACGTTTACGGGCCGCGCCAGGATTATCGGGGTGCCTACATCGCCGTCATGATGAAGATTCTCGACTGCGTAGACCGCGGGGAGAGGCCCAAAGTCTTCGGGGACGGATCGCAAGCCTACGATTTCATCCACGTGCGCGATGTCGCCCGCGCCAACGTCTGCGCGCTTCAGTCCAACTGCCCGTTCGGTTTCTTCAATGTCGGACGGGGCATCAAGACCTCGATCAAAGAGCTCGCGGAGCTTCTGCTGCGTCTGAGCGGGCGCGAGTCGTTGGGCATTCAATACGAACCGGCTGGACAAACGTTTGTCACCAACCGGGTCGGCTGTCCCAAGGCCGCCGAGCGGGAGTTGGGGTTTCGCTGGAGCCTCGATCTTGAGGAAGGAATGCGCTCCCTGATCGAGTGGCGCAACACACACAAGTCGGAAGTCGCTGCGCGGCAGCGCGCCGTCGGGCTACACGCATGCGCCCGATGA